The Micromonospora sp. WMMD961 genome has a segment encoding these proteins:
- a CDS encoding TIGR03086 family metal-binding protein: MDLLEAYRRSLAEFVDRVDQVEPGQWSDPTPCSDWDVRTLVNHVVTEDRWSVPLLAGRTIDEVGDRFDGDQLGTDPIETAREAAAQAEIAATHPGTIDRTVHLSSGDTPAAEYLQQLLAEHLIHGWDVAVAIGAQPRLDPDAVRAAAQWFAGQIDDYQRNNLVQTGIRVPDDADEQDHLLAAFGRDPDWAPSD; this comes from the coding sequence ATGGATCTTCTGGAGGCGTACCGCCGGAGCCTGGCCGAATTCGTCGACCGGGTGGACCAGGTCGAACCCGGCCAGTGGTCCGACCCGACACCCTGCTCGGACTGGGACGTCCGCACGCTGGTCAACCACGTGGTGACCGAGGACCGGTGGAGCGTTCCGCTGCTGGCCGGCCGGACCATCGACGAGGTCGGCGACCGGTTCGACGGTGACCAGCTCGGCACCGACCCGATCGAGACGGCGCGGGAGGCCGCCGCGCAGGCCGAGATCGCCGCCACCCACCCCGGCACGATCGACCGCACCGTGCACCTCTCCAGTGGCGACACCCCGGCCGCGGAATATCTCCAACAGCTCCTCGCCGAACACCTCATCCACGGCTGGGACGTGGCGGTGGCGATCGGTGCGCAGCCTCGACTCGACCCGGACGCCGTGCGCGCCGCGGCCCAGTGGTTCGCCGGACAGATCGACGACTATCAGCGCAACAACCTGGTCCAGACCGGGATACGGGTGCCCGACGACGCCGACGAACAGGACCATCTGCTGGCCGCGTTCGGCCGCGACCCCGACTGGGCGCCGAGCGATTGA
- a CDS encoding 50S ribosomal protein L11 methyltransferase — MSELSSTFVRLHARLTPVAFVPEVRLHQADEPIGLWELTEGQFSSDRPPPFWAFAWAGGQALARYVTDHPELVAGRRVLDLASGSGLVAIAAARAGAASVRAVEVDELAVAAVALNAEANGVRVDAEFGDILDGDAGDAEVVLAGDVFYSDAMARRFLRFLLRATRAGAPVLVGDPGRAFLPRDRFDELAVYDVPVPEALESVRVKRTTVWRLRAGLPGASG, encoded by the coding sequence GTGTCCGAGCTCTCCAGCACGTTCGTCCGGCTGCACGCCCGGCTCACCCCGGTGGCGTTCGTCCCCGAGGTGCGACTGCACCAGGCGGACGAGCCGATCGGGCTGTGGGAGCTGACCGAGGGCCAGTTCTCCAGCGACCGGCCACCGCCGTTCTGGGCGTTCGCCTGGGCGGGCGGGCAGGCGCTCGCCCGCTACGTGACCGACCACCCGGAACTGGTGGCCGGCCGCCGGGTGCTCGACCTCGCCTCCGGCTCCGGCCTGGTGGCCATCGCCGCCGCCCGGGCCGGCGCGGCGTCCGTACGGGCCGTCGAGGTGGACGAGCTGGCGGTCGCGGCGGTCGCGCTGAACGCGGAGGCCAACGGGGTACGCGTCGACGCCGAGTTCGGCGACATCCTCGACGGCGACGCCGGGGACGCCGAGGTGGTGCTGGCCGGCGACGTCTTCTACAGCGACGCGATGGCTCGCCGGTTCCTGCGGTTCCTGCTCCGCGCCACCCGGGCCGGCGCACCGGTGCTCGTCGGTGACCCCGGCCGGGCGTTCCTGCCCCGGGACCGCTTCGACGAGCTGGCCGTGTACGACGTGCCGGTGCCGGAGGCGTTGGAGAGCGTCCGGGTGAAGCGCACCACCGTCTGGCGACTGCGGGCCGGGCTGCCGGGGGCGTCCGGCTAG
- a CDS encoding winged helix-turn-helix domain-containing protein, which yields MSVRERMVRRLDGLGTLVICTDLAELQAMIGPPVIGGPAPLVSPTAGSTVAATPPAAATAPTAAAANRIDLGDLAIDPLDHLVTWRGQPLALTRLERNLLTQLATAPVGVWTYERLFESVWGCAYLGDTSILHSAVKRLRRKLRAADDTLLVHTVRGIGYRLSVD from the coding sequence GTGTCGGTACGCGAGCGGATGGTGCGGCGGCTCGACGGGCTCGGCACCCTGGTGATCTGCACCGACCTCGCCGAATTGCAGGCGATGATCGGCCCGCCCGTGATCGGCGGACCGGCCCCGCTGGTCAGCCCGACGGCCGGGTCCACCGTCGCTGCCACCCCTCCGGCCGCCGCCACCGCCCCGACCGCCGCCGCCGCCAACCGGATCGACCTCGGCGACCTGGCGATCGACCCGCTCGACCACCTGGTGACGTGGCGCGGACAACCGCTGGCCCTCACCCGCCTCGAACGCAACCTGCTCACCCAACTGGCCACCGCGCCGGTCGGCGTCTGGACGTACGAGCGGCTCTTCGAGTCGGTCTGGGGCTGCGCGTACCTCGGCGACACGTCGATCCTGCACTCGGCGGTGAAGCGGTTACGCCGCAAACTGCGCGCCGCCGACGACACCCTGCTCGTGCACACCGTGCGTGGGATCGGCTACCGACTCAGCGTCGACTGA
- a CDS encoding BTAD domain-containing putative transcriptional regulator — protein MGNGTASADAPKPPSGRPTVGRLLRTYRLHSGLTQRELAVRAGLSIAALRDLEQGRSTRPRHASVMAIAAALGLDDGAREALHTSAAAATRAYEPGRVADPGAPVQIRVLGPLELRRGNETVAVGSATQRVLLAKLALGAPEPVPRDSLRELLRGRYSSEDATKLLRTHLTRLRRLVEPSGQRLIVPTPSGYRLVATAEQLDLARLRQLAAQAHDASPEYALTLLARAAELWRGGCDLDELAGDPLLASVTEEYATLLRRFAEVARDVGEPERPLPHLRELADRLEFHEPLHTALIVTLAASGRQAEALAAYQRVRANLREQLGLDPGELLRDAHVGVLQQRGRVPGRAARNVVQQLPAAPAGFVGREPELARIVAAVARTGHELRHASSRVVLVHGAAGSGKTALAHTAGHRLRPRYPGGQLYADLGGASAEPVPPTAVLGRFLRALGVPVDRVGGDLVEDSALLRTELAGRRMLVVLDNASDAAQVLPLLPGTGRSDVLVTSRRLLRGLEVAASVPLGTLTAAESLEMIAAAAGGERVAADPRSAQELTGVCGHLPLALRIAAARLASRPSWTIGDLVQRLRDESGRLAQLDDGSTSVLASFQLSYDSLSEPARRAFRLCALHPAQDFGVTATGALLDTDDATAERILDELLDANMLLQYSAHRFRFHDLLRLYAGKLVEAETGRSRHDAFARLLASYAERVTAAMDWVLPQMVRLTGHPRPEDQFPDEKGAAAWLAAETSALVLLAEQAGRDDGLADFAWRIADQLRGYFLVNPHVDGWTRIVGAGWSAAERSADRRARAAMLMSRGQVRSMVGRDLEGLEDALTALRLAQECGWDAAAAYLSHNVGWQYYEFGRLADAETWFGRALDLTASEPLGHIRAAVLNGIGMIMLDRGRCEDAATSLTAALEINKATGRSRSALVNRGNLASVLRQRGELVDAAEQLDTVLRGYRRRGDLRGELSTLDEMSRLEIDRRNLASGLSLARQAHDLAGKTYDRRAQAMTAGTLGNALRENGEIAQALDVLRDGVAMARRHSYRYLETRARVGLAGALALAGEPDAARHEAGRAERVAHDLGFGTLATEARAIGADPPAPD, from the coding sequence ATGGGCAACGGCACAGCCTCGGCGGATGCCCCGAAACCGCCGTCCGGCCGACCCACGGTGGGCAGGCTGCTCCGGACGTACCGCCTGCACAGCGGGCTGACCCAGCGCGAGCTGGCGGTCCGTGCCGGCCTCAGCATCGCCGCGCTCCGGGACCTGGAACAGGGCCGGAGCACCAGGCCGAGACACGCTTCGGTGATGGCTATCGCGGCAGCGCTCGGCCTCGACGATGGGGCCAGGGAAGCGCTGCACACCTCGGCCGCCGCGGCGACGCGGGCGTACGAGCCGGGCCGGGTGGCCGACCCCGGTGCGCCCGTACAGATCCGGGTGCTGGGGCCGCTCGAACTTCGACGCGGGAACGAAACCGTCGCCGTCGGCTCGGCCACCCAACGGGTACTGCTCGCGAAGCTCGCCCTCGGCGCCCCGGAACCGGTCCCCCGGGACTCCCTCCGCGAACTGCTGCGGGGCCGTTACTCGTCGGAGGACGCGACGAAGCTACTGCGTACGCACCTCACCCGACTACGCCGGCTGGTCGAGCCCTCGGGCCAGCGCCTCATCGTCCCGACCCCGTCGGGCTACCGCCTCGTCGCCACCGCCGAACAGCTCGACCTGGCCCGACTCCGGCAGTTGGCTGCGCAGGCGCACGACGCGTCGCCCGAGTACGCGCTCACGCTCCTCGCCCGGGCGGCGGAGCTGTGGCGGGGCGGGTGCGACCTGGACGAGCTGGCCGGCGACCCGCTGCTCGCCTCGGTCACCGAGGAGTACGCCACCCTGCTGCGGCGCTTCGCCGAGGTCGCCCGGGACGTCGGCGAGCCGGAGCGGCCGCTGCCGCACCTGCGTGAGCTGGCCGATCGGTTGGAGTTCCACGAGCCGCTGCACACCGCACTGATCGTCACGCTGGCGGCCAGCGGACGGCAGGCGGAGGCGCTGGCGGCCTACCAGCGCGTTCGGGCCAACCTGCGCGAACAGCTCGGGCTCGATCCCGGGGAGCTGCTACGGGACGCCCACGTAGGTGTGCTCCAGCAGCGCGGGCGGGTACCCGGGAGGGCGGCCCGCAACGTGGTCCAGCAGCTGCCGGCCGCCCCGGCCGGGTTCGTCGGCCGGGAGCCGGAGCTCGCCCGCATCGTCGCCGCCGTCGCGCGTACGGGGCACGAGCTGCGGCACGCGTCGTCGCGAGTCGTCCTCGTACACGGTGCGGCCGGATCGGGGAAGACCGCCCTGGCGCACACCGCCGGGCACCGGCTGCGCCCGCGGTATCCCGGCGGCCAGCTCTATGCCGATCTGGGCGGCGCCTCAGCCGAGCCCGTTCCCCCGACGGCGGTCCTCGGCCGGTTCCTGCGGGCGCTCGGCGTGCCCGTCGACCGCGTCGGTGGCGACCTCGTCGAGGACTCGGCCCTGTTGCGTACCGAGTTGGCCGGGCGCCGGATGCTCGTCGTGCTCGACAACGCGAGCGACGCGGCGCAGGTGCTGCCACTGCTGCCCGGTACCGGCCGAAGTGACGTCCTGGTCACGAGCCGGCGGCTGCTGCGCGGGCTGGAGGTCGCGGCCTCGGTGCCGCTCGGCACCCTGACGGCGGCCGAGTCGCTCGAGATGATCGCGGCCGCGGCCGGCGGCGAGCGGGTCGCAGCCGACCCCCGGTCCGCGCAGGAGCTGACGGGCGTCTGCGGTCACCTTCCGCTCGCATTGCGGATCGCGGCGGCGCGGCTGGCGAGCCGTCCGTCGTGGACGATCGGCGACCTGGTGCAGCGGCTGCGTGACGAGAGTGGCCGCCTCGCCCAGCTCGACGACGGGTCGACGAGCGTACTGGCCAGCTTCCAGCTCAGCTACGACAGTCTCAGCGAACCGGCCCGGCGCGCGTTCCGGCTCTGCGCGCTGCACCCCGCGCAGGACTTCGGAGTGACCGCCACCGGCGCCCTGCTCGACACGGACGACGCCACGGCCGAGCGGATCCTGGACGAACTGCTCGACGCCAACATGCTGCTGCAGTACTCGGCGCACCGGTTCCGGTTCCACGACCTGCTCCGGCTCTACGCCGGCAAGCTGGTCGAGGCGGAGACCGGCCGGTCCCGGCACGACGCCTTCGCACGGCTGCTGGCCTCGTACGCCGAACGGGTGACCGCCGCGATGGACTGGGTGCTACCCCAGATGGTCCGGCTCACCGGCCATCCCCGGCCGGAGGACCAGTTCCCGGACGAGAAGGGGGCGGCGGCCTGGCTCGCCGCCGAGACGAGCGCGCTGGTGCTGCTGGCCGAGCAGGCGGGCCGGGACGACGGGCTCGCCGACTTCGCCTGGCGGATCGCCGACCAGCTGCGCGGCTACTTCCTGGTCAACCCGCACGTGGACGGCTGGACCCGGATCGTCGGGGCCGGCTGGTCGGCGGCGGAGCGTTCGGCCGACCGCCGGGCGCGGGCGGCGATGCTGATGTCCAGGGGGCAGGTCCGGAGCATGGTCGGTCGCGACCTCGAAGGTCTCGAGGACGCGCTCACCGCCCTGCGGCTGGCGCAGGAGTGCGGCTGGGACGCGGCGGCGGCCTACCTCTCCCACAACGTCGGCTGGCAGTACTACGAGTTCGGCCGGCTGGCCGACGCCGAGACGTGGTTCGGCCGAGCCCTCGACCTGACCGCGTCCGAGCCCCTGGGGCACATCCGCGCGGCGGTCCTGAACGGCATCGGCATGATCATGCTCGACCGTGGTCGCTGCGAGGACGCCGCGACGAGCCTCACCGCCGCGCTGGAGATCAACAAGGCGACGGGGCGCTCGCGTTCCGCGCTTGTCAACCGGGGAAACCTGGCGAGCGTACTCCGGCAGCGTGGTGAACTCGTCGACGCGGCCGAGCAGCTCGACACCGTCCTGCGCGGCTACCGGCGGCGCGGCGACCTGCGCGGCGAACTGTCCACCCTGGACGAGATGAGTCGGCTGGAGATCGACCGGCGGAACCTCGCCAGCGGGTTGAGCCTGGCCCGGCAGGCACACGATCTCGCGGGCAAGACGTACGACCGGCGGGCCCAGGCGATGACCGCCGGCACGCTCGGAAACGCGCTCCGGGAGAACGGCGAGATCGCACAGGCGCTCGACGTACTCCGGGACGGGGTTGCGATGGCGAGGCGGCACTCGTACCGCTATCTGGAGACCAGGGCACGGGTGGGCCTGGCCGGTGCCCTGGCGCTGGCCGGTGAGCCGGATGCGGCCCGGCACGAGGCCGGCCGGGCCGAGCGGGTCGCCCACGACCTGGGGTTCGGAACGCTCGCAACAGAGGCGAGGGCGATCGGGGCGGACCCGCCGGCTCCCGACTAA
- a CDS encoding alkane 1-monooxygenase, whose product MAVDADLTVEPAAWRDRRKPLWPLALLVPALPFAGFALWRAGGGAWAWWLTPVVVFGLIPAVDLLLGDDRRNPPEGAVPRLSADGYYRWLTYLYLPAQYAALVLCCAVWTREALTVPGAVGLVATVGVVNGIAINTAHELGHKRERVERWLSKVALAPAGYGHFFVEHNRGHHVRVATREDPASSRLGESFWAFWPRTVFGSLRSAWRLETSRFRIRGRSPWNHRNDVLNAWAMTLVLYAALTVAFGPGVLLFLALQAVVGFSLLEVVNYLEHYGLARQRTVGGRYEKVDARHSWNSDRTVTNVFLFQLQPHSDHHANPLRRYQTLRSFDTSPQLPAGYATMVVVALVPPLWRRVMDPRVLAHYEGDRSRANVHRRS is encoded by the coding sequence ATGGCCGTCGATGCCGATCTGACCGTCGAACCCGCCGCCTGGCGGGACCGCCGTAAGCCGCTCTGGCCGCTGGCGTTGCTGGTACCGGCGTTGCCCTTCGCCGGCTTCGCCCTCTGGCGGGCCGGCGGTGGGGCCTGGGCCTGGTGGCTCACCCCGGTCGTCGTCTTCGGCCTGATCCCGGCGGTCGACCTGCTGCTCGGCGACGACCGGCGCAACCCACCCGAGGGGGCGGTGCCCCGGCTGTCCGCCGACGGGTACTACCGCTGGCTCACCTACCTCTACCTGCCGGCCCAGTACGCGGCCCTGGTGCTCTGCTGCGCGGTGTGGACGCGTGAGGCACTCACGGTGCCCGGTGCGGTCGGTCTGGTCGCCACGGTCGGCGTCGTGAACGGCATCGCCATCAACACCGCCCACGAGCTGGGCCACAAGCGGGAACGCGTGGAGCGCTGGCTGTCCAAGGTGGCCCTGGCACCCGCGGGGTACGGGCACTTCTTCGTCGAGCACAACCGGGGCCACCACGTGCGGGTCGCCACCCGGGAGGACCCGGCCAGTTCCCGGTTGGGGGAGAGTTTCTGGGCGTTCTGGCCGCGTACCGTCTTCGGTAGCCTGCGCTCGGCCTGGCGGCTGGAGACCAGCCGGTTCCGCATCCGTGGCCGGTCACCCTGGAACCACCGCAACGACGTGCTCAACGCCTGGGCCATGACCCTGGTCCTGTACGCGGCGCTGACAGTGGCCTTCGGCCCCGGGGTGTTGCTGTTCCTGGCCCTTCAGGCGGTGGTCGGCTTCTCGCTGCTGGAGGTGGTCAACTACCTGGAGCACTACGGGCTGGCGCGGCAACGCACCGTCGGCGGTCGCTACGAGAAGGTCGACGCGCGGCACAGCTGGAACAGCGACCGGACGGTGACCAACGTCTTCCTCTTCCAGCTCCAGCCGCACAGCGACCACCACGCCAACCCACTGCGCCGTTACCAGACGCTGCGCAGTTTCGACACCTCACCGCAGCTGCCGGCCGGTTACGCCACCATGGTGGTCGTCGCGCTGGTGCCGCCGCTGTGGCGGCGGGTGATGGACCCCCGGGTGCTCGCGCACTACGAGGGCGACCGCTCCCGCGCCAACGTCCACCGGCGGAGCTGA
- a CDS encoding NlpC/P60 family protein, with protein MLTKTPGRRRRSLPALLLAVPVFLATSVAMATPASAAPIDNPSLEIPVGCPGARAVIQVEWEGTRTAKVHWELTDTSSDGRSPLIKIAARDDSGNGRSWVFRNDEVVFGVDGGYGASASGGGMSWDPAGIAQFNHLEVKVSNGTTEQGTECSVTKKTYNYTRLAYQYALNQDGKPYVLGADGPDAFDCSGLVKFAYERVVNFPGWGGVRSSAQQYDWARSEANNNNADLTNLKSRDAIRVSRSQLKVGDLVFYDGHVGQYAGGGQLYSAMSPASGIGYMSVDYKSPLGYYRLVGVTG; from the coding sequence ATGCTCACGAAGACGCCCGGCCGGCGACGCCGGTCACTTCCCGCGCTGCTGCTTGCCGTACCGGTGTTCCTGGCCACCAGCGTCGCCATGGCCACGCCGGCTTCGGCCGCGCCGATCGACAACCCGAGCCTGGAGATCCCGGTCGGCTGCCCGGGCGCCCGCGCGGTCATCCAGGTCGAGTGGGAGGGTACCCGCACCGCCAAGGTGCACTGGGAACTCACCGACACCAGCTCGGACGGCAGGTCGCCATTGATCAAGATCGCCGCCCGGGATGACTCCGGCAACGGCCGGAGCTGGGTCTTCCGGAACGACGAGGTGGTGTTCGGGGTCGACGGCGGCTACGGCGCCTCTGCCAGCGGGGGCGGCATGTCCTGGGACCCGGCCGGGATCGCCCAGTTCAACCACCTGGAGGTGAAGGTCAGCAACGGTACGACCGAGCAGGGCACCGAGTGCTCGGTGACGAAGAAGACCTACAACTACACCCGGCTCGCCTACCAGTACGCCCTCAACCAGGACGGCAAGCCCTACGTCCTGGGCGCTGACGGTCCGGACGCGTTCGACTGCTCCGGCCTGGTCAAGTTCGCCTACGAGCGGGTGGTCAACTTCCCCGGCTGGGGCGGCGTCAGGTCGTCGGCGCAGCAGTACGACTGGGCGCGTTCGGAGGCCAACAACAACAATGCCGACCTCACCAACCTGAAGAGCCGCGACGCCATCCGGGTCAGCCGCAGCCAGCTCAAGGTCGGAGACCTGGTCTTCTACGACGGCCACGTCGGCCAGTACGCGGGCGGTGGGCAGTTGTACTCGGCCATGTCCCCGGCGTCGGGGATCGGCTACATGAGCGTCGACTACAAGTCCCCGCTGGGCTACTACCGGCTAGTCGGCGTCACCGGTTAG
- a CDS encoding GNAT family N-acetyltransferase codes for MASLDTVLAAHRAYLLGWNIGPVGGPDLPTYRSDVPHPTLNGVLRVAGRAPQDALAEARQRLHGVPRVWWVGPDSDPGAADGLVSLGAAEIARLPIMTAVVDEAAEGPSPAGLHIAETTDLAAFVAAYARVSGIPTDGVAATIEREKAFSGDGTVIRLAGHLDDGQVVGTAVAWLSHGLVTLYFVGTQPEQRRRGVGAAMTRAALRLASERGARTAALTSSPIGESVYRRLGFRPVGEFRVLTF; via the coding sequence ATGGCGTCTCTGGACACGGTGCTGGCCGCGCACCGGGCGTACCTGCTCGGTTGGAACATCGGTCCGGTCGGCGGTCCGGATCTCCCGACCTACCGCAGCGACGTGCCGCACCCGACTCTCAACGGCGTGCTGCGCGTGGCCGGGCGCGCACCGCAGGACGCGCTCGCCGAGGCACGGCAGCGCCTGCACGGCGTACCCCGGGTGTGGTGGGTTGGTCCGGACAGCGACCCCGGCGCGGCCGACGGCCTGGTCTCCCTCGGCGCCGCCGAGATCGCCCGCCTGCCGATCATGACTGCGGTGGTCGACGAGGCGGCGGAAGGCCCGTCCCCGGCCGGTCTGCACATCGCCGAGACCACCGACCTGGCCGCGTTCGTCGCGGCCTATGCCCGGGTGTCCGGAATCCCGACGGACGGCGTGGCGGCGACGATCGAGCGGGAGAAGGCGTTCTCCGGCGACGGCACGGTGATCAGACTGGCTGGCCACCTGGACGACGGCCAGGTCGTCGGAACGGCCGTCGCCTGGCTCAGCCACGGCCTGGTCACGCTCTACTTCGTGGGTACGCAGCCCGAGCAGCGCCGCAGGGGCGTCGGCGCGGCGATGACCAGGGCGGCGCTGCGTCTGGCCAGCGAGCGGGGCGCCCGCACCGCCGCACTCACCTCGTCGCCGATCGGCGAGTCGGTCTACCGCCGCCTCGGGTTCCGGCCGGTGGGCGAGTTCCGCGTGTTGACGTTCTGA
- a CDS encoding DUF6458 family protein — translation MGIGTSIFLIALGAILTFALDASVGGVNLDVVGWILMGAGVLGLIMTTLVWGRRREVVTTTEQPVEYRQVEERRDIAPPM, via the coding sequence GTGGGTATCGGCACCAGCATCTTCCTGATCGCGCTCGGCGCGATCCTCACTTTCGCACTGGACGCCAGCGTCGGCGGCGTCAACCTCGACGTGGTCGGCTGGATCCTGATGGGAGCCGGTGTGCTCGGCCTGATCATGACCACGCTGGTCTGGGGCCGGCGTCGCGAGGTCGTCACCACGACCGAGCAGCCGGTGGAGTACCGCCAGGTCGAGGAGCGGCGGGACATCGCCCCGCCGATGTGA
- a CDS encoding TetR/AcrR family transcriptional regulator, whose protein sequence is MARTREFDLDTAVEAAMDVFRRKGYEGTSMRDLSEATGLGSGSIYAAFGSKDGLYLAVLDLYRQRYAAPMVDLLRSGNDARAVIREVFIGAVDDITGDGRHLSCLIVGASMERAHQDVRVADRLRSTTQSLEAALYDLLAEAQLRGQITSGRSATDLAGFLVTSLQGLRVMGAINPDRAALTRYAEVALTCLD, encoded by the coding sequence ATGGCACGTACCCGTGAGTTCGACCTCGACACCGCCGTCGAGGCCGCCATGGACGTGTTCCGGCGCAAGGGCTACGAGGGCACCTCGATGCGCGACCTGTCGGAGGCGACCGGCCTGGGCAGCGGCTCGATCTACGCCGCGTTCGGCAGCAAGGACGGCCTCTACCTGGCGGTGCTGGACCTGTACCGGCAGCGGTACGCCGCGCCGATGGTCGACCTGCTGCGCTCCGGCAACGACGCGCGAGCGGTCATCCGGGAGGTGTTCATCGGCGCTGTCGACGACATCACCGGCGACGGCCGGCACCTCTCCTGTCTGATCGTCGGCGCGTCGATGGAACGGGCCCACCAGGACGTCCGGGTCGCCGACCGGCTCCGCTCGACCACCCAGTCCCTGGAGGCGGCGCTCTACGACCTGTTGGCCGAGGCGCAGTTGCGGGGCCAGATCACGTCCGGCCGCAGCGCCACGGATCTGGCCGGCTTCCTGGTGACCAGCCTCCAGGGCCTGCGGGTGATGGGCGCCATCAACCCGGATCGGGCGGCGCTGACGCGCTACGCCGAGGTCGCGCTCACCTGCTTGGACTGA
- a CDS encoding TetR/AcrR family transcriptional regulator, translating to MTRRAAEIRLDALLRTACDVIVERGLANTRTADVANAAGVSQALVFYHFATKERLLAQAFAYAVEQDLARLDAVTRSSAPPLTKLRRILKLYTPAGRATSWSMWIDGWSESLRTPELEKVSRRLDLRWRQDLAAVISAGVADGTFQCADPDGAAWRISAVMDGLAVQLAVHDRVISRRQFGEWVRLVTARELGLDPADLD from the coding sequence GTGACGAGACGTGCGGCCGAGATCCGCCTGGATGCCCTGCTGCGCACCGCCTGCGACGTGATCGTGGAGCGCGGTCTGGCCAACACCCGGACGGCGGACGTGGCGAATGCCGCCGGCGTGAGCCAGGCCCTGGTCTTCTACCACTTCGCCACCAAGGAACGGTTGCTCGCACAGGCTTTCGCGTACGCGGTCGAGCAGGATCTGGCCCGACTGGACGCGGTGACCCGATCCTCGGCCCCGCCACTGACCAAGCTCCGCCGGATCCTCAAGCTCTACACCCCGGCCGGGCGGGCAACCTCCTGGTCGATGTGGATCGACGGCTGGTCCGAGTCGCTGCGCACTCCGGAGTTGGAGAAGGTCTCCCGCCGGCTCGACCTGCGCTGGCGCCAGGACCTCGCCGCGGTGATCTCCGCCGGGGTGGCCGACGGCACCTTCCAGTGCGCCGACCCGGACGGGGCCGCCTGGCGGATCAGCGCGGTCATGGACGGGCTCGCCGTCCAACTCGCCGTGCACGACCGGGTGATCTCCCGTCGGCAGTTCGGCGAGTGGGTCCGGCTGGTCACCGCCCGGGAGCTCGGCCTGGACCCGGCCGACCTGGACTGA